One Cucumis melo cultivar AY chromosome 8, USDA_Cmelo_AY_1.0, whole genome shotgun sequence genomic window, taattacttacACACATGTCTATCACCAGCGATCAATGGGGCACCCAATTCTACGCCCACCACTCCCACGGCGGCGCCTCCACCTCTTCCGCCGTCGCCCACCATGGCCCCAACACTAACAACTCTAACTCCATTTCCAAGCCCCGGCGCCGCTCCCGGGCTTCCCGGAAAGCCCCGACGACTCTCCTCAATGCCAGCACCTCCAATTTCAGGGACTTGGTGCAGCAGTTCACTGGGTTTCATGCCGCCGGCGCCTCCTTGCCTTTGGGCAGCCATAAGGGTCCGGTCAACCTTAGCTTCGGCCAGGATGGAGACGATCACCTTCATAACAACCACCCCTCTGTTATGCTCCCTTTCTCCGACGGCCGCCTTCTTCAGCGGCGACAGCAGCCGCCGGAGCAGCGATTCCCCGTGGCGGCGGAAAGTAATGGGTTTTCAGTGCCGGGGGcggaattgatggaaattgAAAATCTGATTGATGAGGATTTGAGTTACGATCTGCAGGAATTGGGGATGGAGTTTTCTTCGTCCAGTGGGAATGGGAATTACGGCGGTGGATACTTCCATTGAACAGATAAGATTAATTAATCTCGTAATTAAATTAAGAATGCAATTTGTTGTAATAATATGAACACGAACAACGTACACATTTAAAAGGGGGCTTAATATGCTATACAGTATCTAGCTGCATGCTCTGTGTccaaatttattttgtttaatcatctcttttgtttgttttttctgTCAATTTTGTAACACATCAGATTAATGAATAGATTATTTAATTCTCAAATCAAATTTGAAAGTTAACTTATGCAATGTGAACATTGCTGCAGGTTTTAagtctttcaaaaaaaaaaaagcattaaattaaatatatcatTTATGAGGTCTTTGACCTCCCAATTTCACTAGTTCCCGATTTCATTCAGTAGGGGTTTGGTTTAATGTTGAATTTTGTacatttataaaagaaaaaaaatcataaaccCAATCTATACTTGttttgaagaaaataaataaatttatcattattttttacTAACCTTTTTCTACAGTATTTTTCCTACACTACTTTTCTCTCAATTTCTCCCTCCATATTTATCTTCTGTCTTTTCTCCCCAAAATACTATTTTTAATGGTTAATTATTTTAACATCCATAGAGATATGGATAACCTTCCTACAATATCCGAAAACTGCAAAAGGAAGACCAACCACATTGAACTAACTGCATATCACTGTTTAATTAATAGAGATGAAAAAATAACGATATTAAACTAATTACACTTCCTTTAATAATTGAGGAGAGATCGATACTTATAAATTATATGTGCTTTTACTAATACGTATTAGTTATGTCTACatgataataaaataaaaacaatattacTATAAAGTGTTTTTTCGAAGTATGCGATACCATTATATTAGATCATAATCTTAAATAGTTATACATATTGAATACGAACTACAAATAACAAATTCAATAGATTCCAACAATAACAAGTTGTCATTCAAGAATAAATGTCGAAGATATAGTTAAAAcatatttgattttaaaaaaataaaggggTATGCTGgataaaaacaaatattttagtaattgataatattaaatTGAGAATATTGCTTGTTGCAGCACACCATTAAAGGAGTCATGTGGTGTCTAAGTGTTGACTTGAATGGAGTGATCAAAGGAAGGGACATACTCATAATGAGATGAAGGGCCATCATCTTCttctataattaattaattttgtctCAGTCAATGGTAAACTAATTTTGTTTGATTCTCAGTCAACCCTTTGAATACCAAAACTTATTCAACATTGTCTCTATTTTTGGCTCtacttattcttttttttaataaaaaaaaaattgattttagcTATTATATATAAGGTATGATTACTTCATAATTACAGTGACGCCTATGTAGTACAGATGACAATCATAACTTTAATTACTCTATTTATAACAATAAATGATATTGTTTTGACAGTTTATATATGTAATTTTGGTGACCTAGTTTATGAAATACATAAGTTTTTTAGTTAATcgattatttaaaaatatcattacAAAAAGCAGTTTAATCGAGACTTATTTCTTGAATTATATCTACAGGTGTTGATTTAGAATGTTATAGTATACAGGTTTATACatgttatttaatataaaataaattcacATTAAAGAGGCATAATGATGATAAGCTTAAAGGATGATGGGGTGAGATTGAGCTAGTTTGGCTCTTATACATCTACCCTTTACGGCTTACATTACTTGTTAGCTATCCATACCGATTAAAGACAAACCAAACTCATTTAATCACAAACTTCTATTCAACAAAGATCTTTAAATCATCGTCGCTAGTAACATTCTCtttctctattatttttttttatttattttcgtaAGTGTTCGAACTAACTTCCACGTATCTCGATTAATTTTATAAACAACACGTCGATCCTAGAACATTTTAGTGTCATAAAACTCATAGGTTCTCTTTCTTTAACTAATAATTTATATCATCATTAGTGGTGGTTTTAAGTTTCATAAAAGTCTTctaataatacaaataaaaataatagtttattttataataaattaaaattagttaaattatagaaaataagtCATAAACTTTGAGATAGTGCTGAAATTAAAAATGCCTATTTTTAAAATTGGCGACGAAAAACACATATATCAAAACTTactaacaaaataaattttccaAAATTAAAACCGTCCGGTGTTATGAAAATAAGAAACCGCGAATTCGAGCTGTGAGGTGCGATCGATCGATCGAACGAGCAAAGCTCCAGGACGTGGACTGAGCAGATTTGGGCTCCAACATGTGGGCGACAACCGTCTCCTTACCTTCAATTTCAAATCTTCGGGGACCCGTTTTTCCGAATAATCCGCTTGTCGCTTCCAATCGCCCATCTCTGAATCTTCGAGCTTCTTTCTTTGATTATCCTCTTGCCAGTAGACTCATGGTTAGAAGTAAATTCACTTCCCTCTTCCTTTCGTTTCATTTGATTTTCTTGATTTCCCATTTCGAATTTTCCCCCCAATTTGTCGTGTTTGCTGTGATTTCAGTTTTTCTGTTTCTCCTCTTAGGGTTTTCCTGTTTCCTTCCTTTTATTTTTAGCTTTATTGGTTGCTGTCATGGTTTTGccctattgttgttttttatgctatttttgtgcctttggTTTACTTTTCAAGGCTTTTTTCTGCTGAAAGTTTACGCTGTTGTCTGCCTGATTACTCTAATCAGATTGGTTTagttatttgtttgtttattattaGCAATGATGAAATTGGTACGGAAGAATAGAAGACACCATGAAAGTTCGCGGTGTTCATTATGAATAACCTAGAAAGTTAGATATTCAATGCCATTGAATTGAAAAATTCCCAAGTTTATTAAGGATTGTTTATGGAGTTGTAAGAAAGAAATTGTCCCTACACGAAAAAGGGTGGGGGGTGATAAATTATCCCCCTCCCCAAGAAAGGGAAAACTGCAAGAAAGTCTTTGAACCTAAATTAAAAAACCTATCGCAAGTGAAATTGTTTATGAAACTGCAAACTACCTAGCAGTGAGAGCTGACCAGGACTTTGACCATGCACCTgtttaaaaggaaaatgaacTGTATATAAACTGGTTCAATTATAACACATCCTGGTGacaatgttaaaaaaaaaaaaaaaaatcttttgttGAATTGATCTAGATTGAAACTTTTCTTATATTTCCGTCTCTGCGTGTAGGTGACTAGAGATACAGTCTTCATTGTCTTGCTAATGGAAGTTTTAATGGCATAGTTTATTGCTTATTTGGCACACAAAACTTTTAGTTAAATAAATTCAGAAGCTAAAAGgatagtttttttattttttttttaatttttttaactttccatgaaGGTCACACATATCAATTTGGTCCAATTTGATTCCTGAAAATGGAATTAGGAAGTAAAAGCATAATATTGTTGACACCTTAGATGTCCACTAACATGATGATAATGATGCTTAATGCAAGTGATGTGGAGCGGATAATAAAGCATTTATGGAGTACGGGAACTCATGTATTGATAATTATGTAGACTTTTGAGTTTCCACAGATccttttttccttatttttaaGAATACGGGCATAAAGGATTAATAATTTATtggaagtgaaaaaaaaaagttaaggtGAACTGTGGCCCTTGgtgtatatatatgaaaattattCAGATCTTCCCGTTTGCCTTTTTTCTTCGAGTTTCCCAGTCAACTTCCTTCcctcaattttctttttatatgttGTCCTGCAATATGAATGACTTTCACCCCGACCCCATTATCCAACCTTTGTCACGTTAATGTGGGTTTTCATGGAAAACTGTTGGTGTCGTTTTTCACTTATTTTAATTGATTCAAGAAAGGTGAGAAGAGAAGAAACAAAGTAGCATTACCCTCCTTTCTATTTGTTTagctatttttattttaattttttcctgTTTTCGTTATACTGATAATTTATTTAGAGTGCAAGTTCTGTTTATGCATGGTGTAACTTAATATTAGTGAAAGTACAAAGTCGATAGAAAACAAATACAATAGGAAAAGAACCTTTCCAAACTATCTTCTGAAGTAAACTAATTGAAAACATTTTTATTAAGAAAGTAGATTTCCAATAATTTGTGAGAGAAGTTTAAGAGGGTATTGTTCACTTCTAATTCATATGCCTTCTGAAACCAACTTTTTCTTCATGAGTTTTCTTCTGCTATTTTCTCgttcttgttttttttaatgtctTGTGAAGCCTTCCGGAATGTCATTATGTCTAGATTTTAAGAAGTCTTAGGAGGTTATTGCAATATCGAATCAATGGAATACTTTTTCTCGAGCACCTTTGAATGCTCAAATGCTGCTtccatttagattttttttttaattaaaaaactGTATGCAGATTTACCATACTCCACCAATGAGAGTCGACTGCAAGaagaattttcaaattttggtgaGATTGCTGAAGGTAATTGCAGTTTTTGTTGGCTAATCTCCAACCAAGTCGAACAAGCTTTTTAATCTTGTTGCTTCACTTATCAACCCATGGCAGTGTTGTTAGCAAAAGATCGATCAACAAAAAGACCAAAAGGATATGCGTTTATTCAATACACTTGCCAAGACGATGCGATGCTTGCACTGGAAAATATGGATTGCAAGGTTAAAAACTTCACCTAGCTTTGTCTTTTGTAGATAATGTTGTTAATGTTGCTTCACCTAGATTTGTCTTGAAAGTTAATGTTGTTTCTTCTGTCTCCCAAAACCAGATATTTGATGGAAGGACGATCTATGTGGAAATTGCAAAACCTGGTAGCGGTTCCTTTGGAGGATACCCAAGAACCTCTGGACCCCCAAAAGAGCGGCCTAACGTGGAGCAAGAAGATATAGCAGATTGTTGGTATTGAGCTTCCTTTTTCTGAGAAGCACAATATTTATATAGGAAAGAGATGGCTTGACAGTTAATGACAGTTATGCCCAATGAGATTTAGATCAATTTCAAAGAATCTATGAGTGTTGAAGTGTTTGCTGAGATGGAttcatttcatttattttcataGTTCCAAGCGTTAGATGCTGATAAGATTGTGAAGCTCTTCTCCTGTATTTTGTAACAGGAACAAAATATCTGTATTTGTAAATACACTGTTTAGGACACTTTACTGCATCTCGCAGTGCGTATTGCTTTTTGTAGCGTTGCAATTCAGATTGTGGAATATGCGGAAATTCGTAAAGCAAATACCTTTACAAGTCCAAAAAATCCTTATCCAGTAATCAGTTTCCAAATTTGAAGGGCATTATGTTTTTGCAATCAGATTTTAATTTCTTGACTTGCACTCAGCGGGTTTCATTTCTTGCATTATACTCATGATCGACTTCCACAATCCACTAACCTTCAGGAAGGTTTCACCCAGCTAAGGCTGGTCAAAAACAATTTACTTCTTAgttttaaatgtttaaaaattAAGCTCATTTCTTGCATGGATATCTACTTTTTACCAATGTTTTGAAAACCAAGCTAAATTAGCTAAATTGGAAAACTAGAAAggtgatttttttaattttggtgtTTGCAATTTGACTAAGAAATCAACCCGTTTTACTCCATAAATATTCAAACTCTTGTAgaattttgaacaaaaaaataaaatttcaaaatcaagtaGTTACAAAACAGATTTAAATTTTCTACTCGGGGACTTGATGTTGAAACCATGGAGGTGTCTTCAAGGggaataaatatataaattctcctGTGTCTTCCACTTTTAGACGGGTTACGGTCCAACCACTCAAAGTGCTTTGCTCTATCTTCTCAAAAGGGAGACAATTCTAAAGTAGCTTTTATTTAACTTTTGAAACTTGATCGATGGATGTGTCGACTCTATACAGTTATCTAGTTTTATAGCCTTGATCAATAAAGTTCTACCTTCAACTCAAAAGAAGATaatcaaaagaaaaggaaacacCAAAATCTAGTTTTATTGCTTACTGACTTCAACTAATTTTATCTACCAAGCTCAACTCTTTATTGCTTACCTGATTAACTTTACGTCTACTGCCTCTTCatttgttcaaatttacttgATACTACACAATGTGTTCTATAGAATCCTTGGACTTGAGCTGATGCCTGCAGGTGGGGCAAGAAGAGTGAGACAGCAACCATTTATCAATGCAACTGACATGGTACCTATGAGCACAGTTCGGCAACACTCGTATTGTATCCCCATTTGAGAAGTCGATGAGGCAGATAGCACAGGCTGAAGTGGATGAAGGCGAAGGCGAAGTCGGTGATCCAGAGTTCGTGTAAGTTGAAGTTGGGAGGGCAACCACGTCTTGCTTCTTCATGCCCGAGTTCAGTCCCCTTAAAGCCACCCATTGGACTGTTTGTCTAAGAGAGTGATTGGCACATTGAAGTATACATATCAGCATGGTATTTAGCCCAAGCGTGCAAACAACGGCACAAACAATTGCAACCACGATAACAATGAGGTTGAAGTTGCCACCTAGTTCATGCTCGCGAGGGTCCATGATAGACACACTTGGAGATGGATTaagggaaggagaagaagagggcTCCATGAACGAAGAAGTGAGCATTTTCCACTAGGTGAAATGGCCGAGAAGGAAGCAATATAAACACACAGACAAAACAAGTCGAGATGAAGAAACATGAGATTTGAAAAAGGGCATATGATCAAATTAGATATTTGTGCCAGGTGGGTTGAATGCAAGATGGAGAATGAGAATGTGATGGAGAAGTAGTGGGGTTATTTGAAAAATGAATCaacctcttttttcttttcttttgtttgtgcACTATAAACAGAAAAGATAGTCTCATTGTCTCTTCACTTTTCTCTCATCTTTAGCACCAAACAAAAACAATCAATTTTCCATGTGGCTCTATTTTGATTGTTATGCGTCATTCTTACCAAGAATCATTGAGTGATGAAACGGGCTGAGCGGAAATTGGGCTGAGGCCGAAGAAGAGAGTAAATTGGGCTGAGCGGCCCAAGGTGCTGGCCTCGGCCTTggagttattattataatacaattacttaaaaaaaaaaaaattgatggatcgattgattatttatttattattatttgagtgTGTGATGTTGGTCGTCGGCGTGggtttaaaaaagaagaagaaaaaaaaaagcaagtcTTGTCTTTATCGTTCTTCCAGACTTCAAAAAACATTGCGAAAGCAGAGAACAAAGCCAACATTGCACATTGCCTTTTCTTACCCTTTTTCGATCCTTCCAcccaattttcaaatttcaaagttGAAACTGCCAATCTCTCGACTTATTTACACTTTCTGTGGTCAAATCCAATCATAAATTATTTCATTCATAGAATCTAGTtattaacttttctttttttaaaccaTTCTATGTCTAACTAACTCATCCCCTGATCCACCGTCGCAAACACGCTTCCCACCACCGCAACGTCCGTCTCAATCACCACCTGATTATCCGATACATTTCTCACTATATGCTTCGGAAACCCATTGTCACTGCTTCGAAACGTGTATTGAACGTTCTTAATGAGATTTGGAAACA contains:
- the LOC103485295 gene encoding uncharacterized protein LOC103485295 is translated as MSITSDQWGTQFYAHHSHGGASTSSAVAHHGPNTNNSNSISKPRRRSRASRKAPTTLLNASTSNFRDLVQQFTGFHAAGASLPLGSHKGPVNLSFGQDGDDHLHNNHPSVMLPFSDGRLLQRRQQPPEQRFPVAAESNGFSVPGAELMEIENLIDEDLSYDLQELGMEFSSSSGNGNYGGGYFH
- the LOC103484271 gene encoding RING-H2 finger protein ATL74-like; amino-acid sequence: MLTSSFMEPSSSPSLNPSPSVSIMDPREHELGGNFNLIVIVVAIVCAVVCTLGLNTMLICILQCANHSLRQTVQWVALRGLNSGMKKQDVVALPTSTYTNSGSPTSPSPSSTSACAICLIDFSNGDTIRVLPNCAHRYHVSCIDKWLLSHSSCPTCRHQLKSKDSIEHIV
- the LOC103484270 gene encoding glycine-rich RNA-binding protein 4, mitochondrial is translated as MWATTVSLPSISNLRGPVFPNNPLVASNRPSLNLRASFFDYPLASRLMVRNLPYSTNESRLQEEFSNFGEIAEVLLAKDRSTKRPKGYAFIQYTCQDDAMLALENMDCKIFDGRTIYVEIAKPGSGSFGGYPRTSGPPKERPNVEQEDIADCWY